Proteins from a single region of Candidatus Saccharimonadales bacterium:
- a CDS encoding 23S rRNA (pseudouridine(1915)-N(3))-methyltransferase RlmH, translating into MPIRILAVGKKHESWVVEGIQRYEKRLKRPFDTTWVLLPHSPSDGLAARQDESKRLLSAIGDDEFVILMDERGKLVDSPALSNLFLAPLESSKSTTIIIGGAYGVDETVHKRADIVWSLSPLVFAHQLVRLILVEQIYRSQEIAAGGPYHHR; encoded by the coding sequence ATGCCAATTCGTATTCTTGCCGTTGGTAAAAAACATGAAAGTTGGGTAGTTGAAGGAATTCAGCGGTATGAAAAGCGCTTAAAACGGCCTTTTGACACGACATGGGTACTTTTACCTCATTCACCTTCCGACGGCCTTGCAGCTCGTCAGGATGAGTCTAAAAGGTTACTTTCTGCTATTGGCGATGACGAGTTTGTTATTTTGATGGATGAGCGCGGCAAACTCGTTGATTCACCGGCCCTGTCCAATCTTTTTTTGGCGCCTCTTGAATCGTCGAAAAGCACGACGATCATTATCGGCGGCGCGTACGGCGTTGATGAAACGGTTCACAAGCGGGCAGACATTGTCTGGTCACTATCGCCACTCGTGTTCGCGCATCAGCTTGTCCGGCTTATTTTAGTCGAGCAGATTTACCGTTCACAAGAGATCGCTGCTGGCGGCCCGTACCATCACCGCTGA
- a CDS encoding adenylyltransferase/cytidyltransferase family protein, translating into MHRHIGIYSGTFDPVHEGHTAFAKEAMDLFHLDKVVFLPEKKPRHKQGASDISKRQALLDETLLSEPKLESHVLQSDQFTILETLPELHRLLPGSRFTFLMGSDVALHLPTWENLPLLLADASFLVAMREGDSRTATERIFQQLEKSLNTPVRYTTIDSPRPTLRSSDIRKV; encoded by the coding sequence ATGCACCGGCATATTGGTATCTATTCCGGCACATTCGATCCTGTTCACGAAGGCCATACTGCCTTCGCCAAGGAGGCTATGGATCTTTTCCATCTTGATAAAGTCGTTTTCTTGCCCGAAAAAAAACCACGTCACAAACAAGGGGCATCAGATATCTCAAAAAGGCAGGCACTCCTTGATGAGACGTTGTTGTCCGAACCCAAATTGGAAAGTCATGTCCTTCAATCGGACCAGTTTACTATTTTAGAGACGTTGCCAGAATTACATCGGCTACTACCTGGCAGTAGGTTCACTTTCCTTATGGGGTCAGATGTAGCGCTGCACCTACCAACATGGGAAAACCTACCTTTATTGCTAGCTGACGCGTCTTTTTTAGTTGCAATGAGAGAAGGGGACTCCCGGACTGCAACCGAACGTATTTTTCAACAACTAGAAAAATCCCTTAATACCCCGGTTCGGTATACCACCATAGATAGCCCCCGTCCAACTCTGCGATCCTCTGATATAAGAAAAGTCTGA
- a CDS encoding valine--tRNA ligase, which yields MGQRFHKKTRVIFAAFFTWNRYIRKSTGMNLAKTYDPNQYEPNIYALWETSGAFAPKGTGEPYSIVMPPPNANGNLHIGHALGTGIQDILARYHRMQGRDVAYIPGADHAGFETWVVYERELARTGQNRFDFSREQLYSQVWNFVEQQRGNMELQLRALGASASWGDLVFTLDEKVINTVYKTFKRLWDDKLIYRGERIVNYSTKYQTSYADIEVDHKVEKGTLWKIAYPSLDKISEIVIATTRPETLLGDVAVAVHPDDERYKDLIGTRVLLPLTNREIPIIADEYVDPKFGTGAVKITPAHDPNDFEVGVRHNLERLQVIDFDGRMINVPSQFEGLEVEDARKKVLAALQAEELIRGEETIEHTVGYDYKSGLPIQPLIKDQWFINVRPLADRAKQVIESGEITFYPASKKNALIQYYDNLKDWNISRQIPWGIPIPAFQNINNPDDWIFDERVDEETIVVNDTTYKREEDTFDTWFSSGQLPFITTDYLDVSDLARFYPTSVLETGHDILYPWVARMVMLGLYATDKVPFKTVYLHGLVLDEHGQKMSKSKGNVINPMEAVSEYGSDALRLGIVGNRSAGQSQAFATSKVVAGRNFCNKLWNIARFIEDKLGENYRVKTPVPSTMADHWIVSELNKTAADISQQLASYRFAEASESMYHAIWDDVADWYIESSKVENNPDMLAWVLDTSLKLAHPFAPFVTETIWQSLSWHNDLLMTTAWPQTATYDEIASAEFSRLQKLVIEARYVISELPGNERYTMLYQNDSLIADNAGLIKHLIRLKDIQEIDKARGLRLAASNREAWLDVSEETLYEHQSNLETRLAETRQFVSTLEGRLSNETYVAKAPAHLVEESRDQLEIKKALIQRLEDELEVLR from the coding sequence ATGGGTCAACGTTTTCACAAGAAAACGAGGGTTATTTTTGCTGCATTTTTCACGTGGAATCGATATATCCGAAAGTCAACAGGGATGAACTTAGCTAAAACATACGATCCTAATCAGTACGAGCCAAATATTTATGCCCTGTGGGAAACCTCGGGGGCTTTTGCACCTAAAGGGACAGGTGAGCCATACAGTATCGTTATGCCTCCGCCAAATGCTAACGGTAACTTGCATATCGGCCATGCGCTAGGCACGGGTATCCAAGATATCCTAGCCCGTTATCATCGCATGCAGGGCAGGGATGTCGCCTATATTCCTGGCGCTGACCATGCAGGGTTCGAAACATGGGTCGTATACGAAAGGGAATTAGCTAGAACAGGGCAGAACCGTTTTGATTTTAGCCGCGAACAGCTCTACAGCCAGGTATGGAACTTCGTAGAGCAACAACGGGGCAATATGGAGCTCCAGCTTCGTGCCCTGGGTGCCAGCGCTAGCTGGGGTGATCTCGTATTCACACTTGATGAAAAGGTGATCAATACCGTCTATAAAACATTCAAACGCCTGTGGGATGACAAGCTTATTTACCGGGGTGAACGTATTGTTAATTACAGTACGAAATACCAAACAAGCTACGCGGATATAGAAGTCGACCACAAGGTAGAGAAGGGGACTCTTTGGAAAATCGCGTACCCGTCCCTTGATAAAATCAGTGAAATCGTCATCGCAACCACCCGCCCCGAAACACTGCTCGGTGACGTTGCCGTTGCCGTTCACCCTGACGACGAACGCTACAAAGACCTTATTGGCACGCGCGTACTGTTGCCGCTTACGAACCGTGAAATTCCTATCATCGCTGACGAATACGTCGATCCGAAATTTGGTACCGGCGCCGTAAAAATTACTCCCGCTCACGACCCTAACGACTTTGAAGTAGGAGTACGGCATAATCTTGAACGCCTGCAGGTTATCGATTTCGACGGCCGTATGATTAACGTCCCTTCCCAATTTGAAGGTCTGGAAGTTGAAGATGCCCGCAAAAAGGTTCTCGCCGCACTTCAAGCCGAAGAACTCATTCGCGGTGAAGAAACAATCGAACATACCGTTGGGTATGACTACAAGAGCGGCCTGCCAATCCAGCCGCTTATCAAAGACCAGTGGTTCATCAACGTGCGTCCGCTTGCCGACCGCGCGAAGCAGGTGATTGAAAGTGGCGAAATTACCTTTTACCCAGCCAGCAAAAAAAATGCGCTTATCCAATACTATGACAACCTCAAAGATTGGAATATTAGCCGTCAAATCCCATGGGGAATCCCTATTCCGGCCTTTCAGAACATCAATAACCCTGACGACTGGATATTTGACGAAAGGGTAGACGAAGAAACAATTGTTGTCAATGACACAACATATAAGCGCGAGGAAGACACCTTCGACACGTGGTTTAGTAGCGGACAGCTGCCGTTTATTACAACTGATTACCTCGACGTCAGCGATCTGGCCCGTTTTTACCCAACCAGCGTTCTGGAAACTGGACACGACATTCTTTATCCATGGGTAGCACGCATGGTCATGCTGGGCCTTTACGCCACCGATAAGGTGCCGTTTAAAACCGTTTACTTGCACGGGCTTGTGCTTGACGAGCACGGTCAAAAAATGAGCAAGTCAAAGGGTAATGTCATTAACCCAATGGAAGCCGTATCCGAATATGGGTCAGACGCCCTCCGTCTGGGTATCGTCGGTAACCGTAGTGCCGGGCAAAGCCAGGCGTTCGCGACAAGTAAAGTTGTCGCAGGCCGGAATTTTTGCAACAAACTATGGAACATTGCCCGCTTCATAGAGGACAAACTAGGCGAAAACTACCGAGTCAAAACGCCTGTACCTAGCACCATGGCCGATCACTGGATCGTTAGCGAACTGAACAAAACTGCAGCTGATATTAGCCAGCAGCTAGCAAGTTATAGGTTTGCCGAAGCCAGCGAAAGTATGTACCACGCTATCTGGGACGACGTCGCCGACTGGTATATCGAATCAAGCAAAGTAGAAAATAACCCCGACATGCTTGCCTGGGTACTTGATACCAGCCTAAAACTGGCTCATCCTTTTGCTCCATTCGTCACCGAGACAATCTGGCAGTCACTCAGCTGGCACAATGACCTCCTTATGACGACCGCTTGGCCGCAGACTGCCACCTACGACGAGATCGCCAGTGCCGAATTTAGCCGCCTGCAAAAGCTCGTTATCGAAGCCCGCTACGTTATTTCCGAACTACCCGGTAACGAACGTTACACGATGCTCTATCAAAACGATTCGCTGATCGCGGATAATGCCGGCCTCATCAAGCATCTTATTCGCCTAAAAGACATTCAAGAAATAGACAAGGCACGCGGACTACGGCTTGCCGCAAGCAATAGGGAAGCATGGCTGGATGTCAGTGAAGAAACACTGTACGAGCACCAATCTAACCTCGAAACGCGCCTGGCCGAGACTCGTCAATTCGTAAGTACCCTAGAAGGACGCCTAAGTAACGAAACGTACGTTGCCAAAGCGCCAGCTCATCTCGTAGAGGAATCCCGCGATCAGTTAGAGATCAAAAAGGCGCTTATTCAGCGCCTTGAAGACGAACTCGAAGTTCTTCGTTAA
- a CDS encoding pilin encodes MKKIKLGLLSLFSVFALAGAVQVFQGSTAYAAACANPKACIQQGSNDVGGKGATDLGARIKTIVNILLYVLGAIAVVMIVIGGIRYTTSNGDSSAMTSAKNTILYAVVGLVIAILSYSIVNFVLDAFN; translated from the coding sequence ATGAAGAAAATAAAATTAGGATTACTGTCGCTGTTCTCGGTTTTCGCACTTGCCGGCGCCGTACAAGTATTTCAGGGTAGTACGGCCTATGCAGCAGCCTGCGCAAACCCTAAAGCGTGTATCCAGCAAGGTTCTAATGATGTGGGTGGTAAGGGCGCAACAGATCTCGGCGCTCGTATCAAGACCATCGTTAATATTTTGTTATATGTTTTAGGCGCAATTGCAGTAGTCATGATTGTTATTGGGGGTATCCGCTACACCACCTCGAACGGTGATTCTAGCGCTATGACAAGTGCGAAAAATACGATTTTATATGCGGTTGTGGGGCTCGTTATTGCTATTCTGTCTTATTCCATCGTTAACTTTGTCCTCGACGCGTTTAATTAA
- a CDS encoding Pr6Pr family membrane protein: protein MKKLTFIASYRLILALLGLAAVIAQFFNNAALLGKDYNPVNFFSFFTIESNLLFIAVLAIGAYMAWHGRRSKTFEMFRGAAVIYMVATGIIFSLLLTGLQEELLTHIPWVNAVLHYVLPLAALLDWLFDLPERRISFKQGLVWLVFPLSYLVYSLIRGSVVDWYPYPFLNPTLEGGWSRVTIMAIVITGVFTLLVWLATWSSSWKLAMSKKPAKR from the coding sequence ATGAAAAAGCTTACGTTTATCGCATCGTACAGGCTCATCCTTGCGCTTCTAGGTCTTGCCGCCGTCATCGCTCAATTTTTTAATAACGCAGCGCTTCTAGGCAAAGATTATAACCCCGTTAATTTTTTTAGCTTCTTCACTATCGAATCTAACCTGCTGTTTATCGCGGTACTAGCCATAGGCGCCTACATGGCGTGGCACGGTAGGCGAAGCAAAACCTTCGAAATGTTCAGAGGCGCCGCGGTTATTTATATGGTTGCCACGGGAATCATATTCTCGCTTCTATTAACGGGCTTGCAGGAAGAACTCCTGACGCATATTCCATGGGTAAATGCGGTGCTTCACTACGTACTGCCACTAGCTGCGCTGCTTGATTGGCTGTTTGACCTGCCTGAGCGTCGAATTTCGTTCAAGCAAGGACTGGTCTGGCTGGTCTTCCCTCTCTCGTACTTGGTATATAGTTTGATCCGGGGATCGGTTGTTGACTGGTATCCTTATCCGTTCCTAAATCCAACGCTTGAAGGTGGCTGGAGCCGGGTGACGATAATGGCAATCGTTATTACTGGCGTGTTTACGCTTTTGGTCTGGCTGGCAACCTGGAGTAGTTCGTGGAAATTGGCAATGAGTAAAAAACCTGCCAAACGCTAG
- a CDS encoding Hsp20/alpha crystallin family protein codes for MARKQNDDLLIEDELAAAFLNDDDLAQQDAPAAAPVVDDSSWEEDDSADFPGQLAVDVYETEDKLLVKARTAGVNKEDLDVSISDGILTISGTLSSGDDTDATNWHIQECYWGEFSRTLALPVAVKEDEVGAVLKDGVLTISFGKIKQEQAKKITIQ; via the coding sequence ATGGCCCGTAAACAAAATGACGATCTTTTGATCGAAGATGAGCTGGCCGCCGCGTTTTTAAACGACGACGACCTAGCACAGCAGGACGCTCCTGCCGCCGCACCCGTTGTGGATGACAGTAGTTGGGAAGAGGATGATTCAGCAGACTTTCCTGGCCAACTAGCAGTGGACGTATATGAAACTGAGGACAAATTACTTGTTAAAGCCCGCACGGCTGGCGTTAACAAAGAAGATCTTGATGTAAGCATAAGTGACGGTATCCTAACGATTAGCGGCACGCTATCGAGCGGAGACGACACCGATGCGACCAACTGGCACATTCAAGAATGCTACTGGGGCGAATTTAGCCGCACGTTAGCACTTCCCGTAGCCGTCAAAGAAGATGAAGTAGGAGCTGTCCTAAAAGACGGTGTCCTAACAATCAGCTTTGGTAAGATCAAACAAGAACAAGCCAAGAAAATTACTATCCAGTAA
- a CDS encoding prepilin-type N-terminal cleavage/methylation domain-containing protein translates to MKKSVSGFTLVEVLIVITVIAILAAIGIISYSGIQDRARDSKRIEDVSHIGRSLKLWAGTDKSLASFGGGSGGQGFGWFENNYGGANIPIKTVLINNKLATLGIRDPNFVNMSQDYVISLCTTASDNRRVVMAKLEVAPTQTVAQQITQAGCTSGSYSTWVSTNGMNYAEVF, encoded by the coding sequence ATGAAGAAAAGCGTAAGCGGATTTACTCTCGTAGAGGTTCTCATCGTTATTACGGTAATTGCGATCCTAGCAGCAATAGGCATCATCTCGTACAGCGGCATACAAGATCGCGCCAGAGATTCAAAACGGATCGAAGACGTATCGCATATTGGCAGGTCTTTGAAACTGTGGGCAGGGACAGACAAATCGCTTGCAAGTTTTGGTGGCGGATCAGGCGGCCAAGGGTTCGGCTGGTTTGAAAATAACTACGGCGGAGCGAACATTCCGATTAAAACGGTGCTGATCAATAACAAACTCGCGACGCTTGGCATACGCGACCCCAACTTCGTTAACATGTCGCAGGATTATGTTATTTCGCTATGCACGACCGCAAGCGATAACCGTCGTGTCGTCATGGCAAAACTAGAAGTCGCGCCTACGCAAACCGTTGCGCAACAAATCACCCAAGCAGGGTGCACCTCCGGTTCGTATAGCACCTGGGTCTCGACAAACGGCATGAACTACGCCGAGGTTTTTTAA
- a CDS encoding HIT domain-containing protein, with protein sequence MEDSIFTKIVKGEIPSHKIYEDDDTLAFLDIHPTVSGHVLVIPKKQVEFLWDLDDETYQAVMATTKKVALRLRDILGVPYVGEKVIGIDVPHAHVQLIPFSSSDEFFIRADMSLEPDHAKLAETAKKLAF encoded by the coding sequence ATGGAAGATTCTATTTTTACCAAGATCGTTAAGGGCGAGATTCCGTCGCATAAAATTTATGAAGATGATGATACGTTGGCCTTTTTGGATATTCACCCTACCGTTTCAGGGCACGTACTGGTTATTCCTAAAAAGCAGGTTGAGTTTTTGTGGGATTTGGACGACGAAACGTACCAAGCGGTCATGGCTACGACTAAGAAAGTAGCGCTCCGGCTGCGCGACATTTTAGGAGTGCCGTATGTTGGTGAGAAAGTGATTGGGATTGACGTTCCGCATGCCCATGTCCAACTGATCCCCTTTTCTAGCAGTGATGAATTTTTTATCCGGGCTGACATGTCGCTCGAACCTGACCACGCTAAATTAGCCGAAACGGCCAAAAAGCTAGCGTTCTAA
- a CDS encoding DUF4190 domain-containing protein — MPMPEVPKANHPADKSGHVAATEPVSGLGMASMILGIVSFTGPGLILGIPAIVMAAIDLKNKTPSRGFAITGLVTGIISTILSLMVIAIVIIFSIWSYNNPEEFQDFYDDTPPHTQQFESSHI, encoded by the coding sequence ATGCCAATGCCCGAAGTCCCCAAAGCAAACCACCCAGCTGACAAATCCGGCCATGTCGCTGCCACTGAACCTGTCAGCGGACTGGGCATGGCGTCGATGATCCTTGGAATCGTCTCGTTTACCGGGCCTGGGTTAATCCTTGGTATTCCTGCTATTGTCATGGCAGCGATTGATCTTAAGAACAAAACTCCTAGTAGAGGATTCGCGATTACAGGTCTCGTCACAGGAATTATTAGCACGATTCTTTCATTGATGGTCATCGCCATAGTCATTATCTTTTCAATCTGGTCATACAACAACCCCGAAGAATTTCAGGATTTCTACGACGACACGCCGCCTCATACGCAACAGTTCGAGAGCTCTCACATATAA